The Pangasianodon hypophthalmus isolate fPanHyp1 chromosome 25, fPanHyp1.pri, whole genome shotgun sequence nucleotide sequence AAAAAGACGTTCcatattagtgtttttaatgaaaaggaCCAGAAATGGTGCTCGAGACTGCGGAGACTGTGCGAAGCCTTAATTATTTGGTTAGGGAAATTTGAGTGAGCACTAAATGGCCTTGTTAAGATTCATGCTTGGCCTTCAGAGTCAAAACAATGTAGAACGACCAGTTTCTAAGACTTCCATCTGTGCTGTTTGTTCTTAAAGCAAGAGGCCTGATCATAAATATCTTGTAGAATACTGAAAGCAAAGTGCCACAGCCAGAAATAAGTGTTGTTATCTGATTTCTTTTCTACTGTATTCAACTGAATCCACTTGCTCTACTTGTATTGACGTATCAAAGAAGCTTTTTCTtgtaaaagtaaatttaaagttttaagctatttaattttacaattaaatttttttacagagcttatttaactttttcttttaaatcagaCGCAGTCACAGTCAGAAGAAGATaacaaactttatttaaatgaaacctTTTTGAGAATCTGCTGTGAACTGTGACGCAAGCATCAACAGGTTTGCCTGACATTAGGCACATTTGCATCTGTAGAACGTCTGCAGTTTGAAATGTTTGACCGTGTAGaaatactgtaattatttaaagCATAAGTGTCGTAATTATCTATTCCGAAAAGTCAGTATGACTGACAAGCCGCGGGCCAAATTTCAAAACACAGTccacagcacagttgaattcttaaatctctTTGGTCGAAAGGTGTCTACATGTGAAACAAGATgtacacattacattaaattttttgttttcagcatTACGATACAACACGTTAAACTAGATGTTcgatgtttttcttgttttgtttttttttcttttttccccaagtggaggaacacaacaacaaacagtTAGCCGACATTAGCTAAGgcgtttagctagctagttaaccaCTGACAACATGATTTTGACGTGAATAGTGTAACAGTTTGTTGTGCAACAATATACGAGTGCTTTTTCACATTTGAAAtagatttgttttgttaaagCGTCTTTATAAATTGCGTGACACGATAAAAAGTACATCAGTTTAGCACCAGCAATAAAGTCCTAATCTAAAGGAGTATGACTCGCTTCTTTGCAGGCCGGGCCTGGTTTATGAAGATCTATCCAGAAGGAGATCAGCTGAGCAGGACTGTCCGTAATCACAGCAATGAGGTCAGAGTAGTAGCAGCGGTCGTACACCAGAGGTGGCTTGACTACGAACTGCGCCTTGTTTGGAGGGTTCGTGGGAGTGATACGAAGTTGTTCAAGGCACAAGCCGATATATGCGTCCTCGATGAAAATGGGTTTAATTTTTCTTGACACGTGCAGAATCTTTGCTGGAAGGTCCATGGAAACGATGTAGCACATTCCCAAAGGGTATGGCGGGTACACCGGGTAGGGATACACCTCATGAGGGATGTAAAACTTGCTGGATGGATCTCTGATTACTATATTCCCGTACCACACCAGTCCAGTAATGTAGTTACTATGATGTTGAGTGGGGCGCAGGAGCATTTGCGTCAAGGCGCCAACGTTTATCAACATGTCGGCGTCCACTTTTGCGGCGTAATACGCTTGGGGACAGTGATCTCTCAGCCATTCTAGCATCACCATAGTTTTAATAGTCAGGTTCCTGTAGGAGTCTACGAAGTCGCTCTGAAGCAAATCCCGATGCCGCAGGTTCTCCTGGTGTATGCGGAGCTGTTGCGTTTCGGGGTCGCTCCCACTCGGCAAACCCAGCAGGAACAGAACCAGGACATCTCCGTCCTGGACCAAGCTGTCATTCCCCCATGTCCTTCTTATGGCATTACGTGCTTCCACGTCGCGAGGCGCCACTGGAACAATGATCACTATATACGGGTCGCGGTGCTTGCACACCTCTGGCTGGTTCAGGACGAAGCGGTATTTACGCGGGTAAGCCACGTAGAATGATTCCGGATCCACAGATGGAATATTTTTCTGTCCCTGGAGACGAATGCCAAAGAAGTGGTATATGCAAATGGTCCCGAGCACCAACAGAAATCCGAAACACCAAACGCCGTACTGGAGCCAAACGTGCCTCCGAGACCCTTTCTGCTGCTTTGCCACCCTagagaaagtgaaaaagtaggaaagaaagaaaaaacagcatgATCTATACTCCTTTAAATTTTTTGAACCCATCCTTTATACTGTCAAGCAACAAAAGACAAGTTTACTGAACTATTTTCACTTATACTGTGTTAACCATAAATACAGAAGCACGCGTCTGTTTTCTGAAAACATCTCCACCGTTCCTTCGTTCATGCGAATACATTGGTCAGTAGTCCCAAGGTGCACCAGCATGCACAGGGAGTTTAAAGttgatgtaaaaatattttacatggaGACCAAAGCACTAGCTTTAAATGTAGTAATGGAAACTAATAAGTAAAAGCACAAAGGTATATCTTGTTCATGTCACGTTTTAGAAAAGCATTGGAATGCACCCGATGGGCGCAAAAGTGAGAAATTATCGACCGACTGAACAAACCTGCCTTAGGTTCCACAAGGCAAGAATGGAAATGGCGTACACAAACTGCAAAAGCTTGGCTGTAAAGAAAACCCAGAGACTCTGGGAAAACAGAGGCTCCGTGAACATTTGACCCAAATATGACTTGCATGTTTATAGACGTTCCATATGGTACATGGATCTCCTGTAAGTGCTAACTACACACTGCCTGACTTACCCCATCTTCCTCTGAGTGTACGATGAGTCCCGGTGTCGGGATGCACCTAAAGCCGACGCTATGGTACAATCATGCTTCCAGGTCTGCAGTCATCCGTGCATTCATTTGCTAATAGAACAGGTAGACCCTCATCTTGTCAAGGCATATCCGAACCTGTATCTGGTTATGACGGGACGCTTCCTAGTCACGACGAATTGCAGTTGCTTTGgacaaatgtaaacaaatgagAGGGCAGACAAGTATTTGCAGGTAGATGGTGCCGAACTAACCCCACCTTGGTCAGCGCATTTTTCTCTGACGCCGTCTCTCCTTTACTCCTCCGGTTGTGTTAAGTTTCTTTCTGTAAAACACGCCCTCTTTTATGATGCAGGTGGGTGAAGTGTGCAGGCTCTCTTTTcttccgtgtgtgtgtctgggcaGGTATTTGTACCTTTGTGGAGATAAACAAATGCCTATATAAAGGCAGGAAAACAGGACTTGAATACAGaaaagcttttatttgaaaaactaaagactaaacatttgtttttggCTACTGAGATTAGATTAGGGTTGAAGGTACGAGTGACCTTAGTTAAAATTACTGTGCTACAAAACAaagtacaaaacacactgacttgagTAAGAGTAAAAGCACAGAACAAGAAAATTACTCAAATAAGAGTAAATATGTCGTCTTGTGAAAAACGTCTTGAGTAATTAAGGTACAAATCACTATAAAATTAACACAACTAATGGAGGAGTGTGTTTTTGAATTAGCCAGCTCATGTTATTTCATACATGTTCCATAGTTTTCATACTATAAAACATCAAAAACTCTAGCTAGCCAATCTAGCTAACTGGACTAGCTAATGGCTTAATGAACGTGTTTCTACGGgttggatgttgagctgtgaaatgacGGTATCTCCATGGGTTTTGACTTggattatttgaataatttgtttttaaaaaatccaaagaactgtgatttaattatacttaaaaaaaaaaaaaacttaagacATATGTCTATTTGCAAAGTGTGATACAGGGGACATCTAAAAAACTTTTTCATACAAATCAGACCAGTAAAATACAAATCCAGcagaaaagccaattcactgaaggggaaaggacgtcGAATGTGAGTTGGAtgaacattagctagcttgctagggTGCGATCTtggtctcttttttttaaatcagcagaATGTAATAGTTGTTCTAAAAATGTATCGTTTTGGCCACaattaaatagtaaatattgctattatattttaatttaaactagTATTTTATGCTAAGCTGCGTGTCCTACGAGCTGAAGAGGTGAAAATAATTGCTAATCGTGATGTCACGTGATCAAGTTTGCTAGTTAAGCTCCGCCCTTGTTGACGGAATGCCCCCCGTCATTCAGGGTCTCAGTAGCTCACCAGAAAGCTAATCAAAGATTTTTCAGTGTACGTTATctttcaaatatattttcaattttttcttttattttttattattaaacaaatcagTTCAAGAGTAATTAAAAATGGTAGCTGGGCATTAGACTATCAATTCCACTGCAGCAATAGAAACACTAGTACAGGTTATTAAGTGAAATAAAGGCACGTTATGGTTTATTATTTCCTTGCGTGCCTTTTGAGCTGTTTGAAAAAGGCCAGCGCTCTCAGGAGACATTATTTGTTTAGGGTCCACTCCCACTAAagacttttttccccacctCACATTCAAACTCACTTTGTTTTCAAAGGTAAACTTGTGAATGTAAAGAGAAACCCTCAGCAGGATGTAAACACGTAACGTTATCCTGTTATCCCAGCTGTCCTATCCTATTACACTGTCATATCCTGTTCTTTAACATGTTTATCTGATTACTTTGTATGAAACTAGCTTAATTTGGATATGGACAAAACAAACATCATTACCATTAATCATATCTGTGCCTGATCTTTGTGTATGTAGCACCtacaataaacagtcattcttgCCGTTTCTCTTTAAGGTaataacaaaggaaaaaaaaaaactttcctatGATggaaacttagttacagctgttacaaagcaatgacactggagactccttccataaatgttacatgtcTCATTACATAACATGTtttctaatctgtttattattaatttaagatCAGGAGTGGGACCTggtctaaaatatatatatattgtaaattgGAATTACGAACTTACACTTGCAGTGTGAACATAGCCTCGTGGTTAAATCATCCATAAAAATTGAAGCAAAGTGATTAAGTAGCTAGAAAGAGAGCAAGCTACATGTAGCAATGGAAAGAAGTAGCTAGATAGAAAGCTAGCTCCATGTAGCAGCGAAAAGATGTATTTTCCAAATAAGCTACGTTTCCAGTAATTAGCTCCTTTTCTTCACCGAGTCGCTGCCTAGCGTGACGAAGCGATCTAGATAAGAAACTGATAAGAAAGCTGTGGCGTGAGCCCTCTCTGTAtctgttgcttttttgtttatgaTTGTTGTCTCTTTATAGCTCAGTAATGCCAATGCTTCTCACTAAGAGTGgtttaaaagcagaaaagcagcaaTGAGTTTGACAACATGGCTTCAGTGTTGGTGCTTTTTCTTAGTAGCTTGTAGTCTAGCAGGTTTGTTTGTCAAAGGGAAGTTTGGGTGTAGTGTAGCCATTTTAAACCGTGAGTAGCTTGTATCTTGACAAGTTGTGACACTGGTGATTATCCTTAAATACTTTCCCTGAAGGGCTGCATGTGAAGACTTGTTTCAGTCTGCGGCTGTGAGGGGATTCTCGACTGAGTCATACAACTGTTTCACTCTTTCTACAGCCATACTTTAACTCGATTTAATTCCTCGTTCAAGGATTTGAAAGTAATGAAGGAAATTAGCTCGAAAGCAGATCGAGCAGCAGTGTTCCAACAGCTGATTTCTGGATTTCAGGaggcttttatatttttacaggaGATACACAAAGGAgtgaattttcacttttttcccccagctgTGTCTGATAGCTTGTGTTGGTTCCCTCATTGGCTAGTAAGTACATTTGCTGTACTGTCCATGCGTTAGCTACGAGCTGCTCTTGTTGCTCAGTACAACACTCATTTCTCAGACGAAGCGATGCGGCCAGATGTTCAGACATATACACTGCATATAAGTGCAGTCCTGAGGCTTGCTTTTACACCCATGATTACTCTTGCACCACAGATCCAGAGCTTAGGGCTCCATTTCAAACACGACCTTGGCCACGATATGAGTGCACACAGGAGAATCTGTGatatgttgtgttgtgttttcattCAGGCAGCAGACTAAACAACATATCTGGTGACCGTGTCTATTCCGTGTCACTCGCACATGTAGTGTTCAGTGGTTGTAAATGGTCTAGGCGCAATATGGTGAAAGGTTTCTGGTTCTCGGTTTATAATCAGtcttaaataataaactgtgcCTTATGACTATAGATGGACCCCTTGTGTTGACCCATAGTAGATATATCAGATGACCTCATTTCCTTTATTAAccatttaaagtaaaaaaaaaaacatgttttctgtcAACAGCGCAATTAGTGAGGACTGGAAGTAAACAACTGAACTGAGCAGTATGCAGCTTTTTACTTCCATCTTGTGGTCATATTTTGCTGGTACCATTTTTGGTGCCAATGCATTTTCTGtccagatctttttttttttttttttaaatttcatcttttttaaatgtgactttgttagttttattactttatttgaaggttttttttttatgtagttctgagggtttttttttttttttagacaagaCCACATGAattattgtggaaaaaaaaaaacaaacatgggtAAGTTATCATTAATTTTTTAGTACCAAACTCTAAATAACAAGTCATTTTGCGGAAATGACCAATAAACATAACCAAGAGAATCCCAGCaaccatttcatttttcaacacAAATGTTTACATCGTTAAGGGAATGGCCATATGGACTATATATAACGTTATGTTTTAGGAAGTAAAATTTACAGCAGTAGATGATTCAGTGTggagatatttaaaaatacatgaaattCTACCTGAAGAAATTTATTCATGGTGTAGTTCAGGCTTTTCCCAACCAGTGGTTTGCGAAACCGCTAGGAGTTTGTAGTGGCATTGCAGGGGGTTTGTGATACTTGGCTTAAAATGGACAGACACATTGTCAAAACTCAAAACTAAGCTAACGATACGTTTGTTTAAACAATGTCTCATCAAtcacatccaaaaaaaaaaccatcctaCTGGAGTCCTCCAATGGGTGTAGCTGAGATCAAACCACCATGTGACGATGTGAGTTAGCCGGTCATAATGTCACAATTGAAGCTAATTCCTATTGTTTAACCAGGCTTTTATCATCTTTTAATATGTTACACACCGCAGTGTACATCAAAGAGGACCGGTGGTAATGCCCTACAGGTTGTCTGAGGAACTTGAGGAACCGGTCTGGTGCTACCAGTGAAAATTAGAAATGGTTTCGTGCCACTTTGCAGTATGCCAGGGAACGCCTTAgttttgctctgtctctctatctctccccaCTGATACTTGTACTAGAGCCCTGAAAAAGTCATCTCTACACCTTTTAGGAGGAACAAAGTTAAGAAAGAGTTCATCTTCAGGGGAAACCTTAAGGCTTCTATGTACAATGCTATCAGAGAGGGTTAGAAGTAGAACCTACTTACCTTCAGGAAGCTAAGAAACTAAGAACTATCTAATGAGCCATTTTGTTTTAGATATATACAATTGCAGGTAATTTTAGTACacaacaaaaactgaaaaaaaaaaaatccaagagaCCTCCTATGTGTgaattggacttttttttttttctttgattacACAACATCCCTTTCAAACATTTAGACTCAGTAGTTTTGCCTCTGGGTTTGGATGAGATGTTTGCCTACTATGTTTGCCTAAAGCTGAACTATAAAATGATGTCTCTAGAAAACAATTTAGCAGTTCTAACATGGAGAAAAGCACACCGTGGAGATGGAATTCAATAACAGATTTTAGGTTTGTAGctgctacatttaaaaaaaaaaaaaaaaaaaaataccattcaCATGCATGGACGTCTCTACATGAGTAAGAGAAGCTATTTTACTGCACTGGGTTTAATTTCAATGTCCTTCTTTTAACACATAGCTGTTCACTTACATGCTTTTGAGTACATTTTCACTCGACCTTTGATTGGTTCTTACCGGCTATTTCAGTTGCCATGCTAATCACATGTAAgcattgttaaaagtgcagtTGGGGTAATATGTAGAATAGTGTTAGATGAGGATGAACTTGCATGGAATTTGAATGTGGAAATGGATTGTGTGACGGCGCTTTGTTCCTGTTTTATCAGCTAATATGAGAAGGTGTATGGAAATCAGATCACTTTTCTGACCTCTTCCTCACACTCCACTTCCACCCCCTAAAACTGGATCATATGAACAGTTCTGCATTTTACTTTGGAACCTGTTTTCTTTGTGATTGCTTGACAGATCCTTTTTAATCCGTTATATATCTTCTGTTCTCTTGTTACTCTGtaagacatgcacacacaatgaACAGTAGatccaaaaacagtttttttttttttttacttggtatggtctttttttttaaaaaaaaaaaaaaaaacaaacacaaagttGCCAAACTCCATTTTATGTAAAAGTTCATGTTACACTTTGTATAGTGTTAAGTGTGCTggacttttccacattttgtagtgatACACCTTCAATTCAAATAGGCATgggattattattttaaaaaaaatgtaacagttgCTGTGAAAACCACTAAATTAGTACTTTGGGAAAGAGGCAATGTTGCAGCATCCAATTTTAAGCTTGTTAATAATGAGTTACTAATCATTAGTACATTTTGCAGGTATGAGTTTATGGAACTCAATTTATtactagcttttttttaatgtaaaatgcaATACACAAACAGTATTACTTAAGTAATTTGATAGCACCTAGATCCTCATTTGCTGTCattttcatcatatcaacactttttaaaagtgaCAAGCTTAACGGATGCTTTCTCCGATTGCAGCTAGGTACCGAGTAGGGccgtgattgcatttcagtgtagcACGACTGCAACTCACTGAAAAGGCAATGCAACAGGGAATTACCTTCactcttgatttttttaaaaaatgagtcaGCGaacaattctttaaaaaaagcaatcccctgctgattttgtttttcacgTGAAGGGTTCAAGCGATATAAGAACAATCAGGGAAGGCTTTGCTTTTCAGTGCGTAACGTTTTCTGCATGTCACTAATGAAAAGCATATTCACCGGTTCACCTTTTGATAAAATCACTGAGTTTGAGATAAAATTacttaaagaaataaacataaaatcttttaataaaacatgtgtgtatatacagtatataaatatttcagtgacACCTTTATTTAGTTACTCAGCTGCAGTTTAAAGTTCTATAAAGTgcagccagattttttttttttttttaaatccagaaatcttgaccttttttttttgtcaatgcaaatgaaatgcaaataaatcgatttttttttt carries:
- the LOC113547590 gene encoding beta-1,3-galactosyltransferase 5, with protein sequence MGVAKQQKGSRRHVWLQYGVWCFGFLLVLGTICIYHFFGIRLQGQKNIPSVDPESFYVAYPRKYRFVLNQPEVCKHRDPYIVIIVPVAPRDVEARNAIRRTWGNDSLVQDGDVLVLFLLGLPSGSDPETQQLRIHQENLRHRDLLQSDFVDSYRNLTIKTMVMLEWLRDHCPQAYYAAKVDADMLINVGALTQMLLRPTQHHSNYITGLVWYGNIVIRDPSSKFYIPHEVYPYPVYPPYPLGMCYIVSMDLPAKILHVSRKIKPIFIEDAYIGLCLEQLRITPTNPPNKAQFVVKPPLVYDRCYYSDLIAVITDSPAQLISFWIDLHKPGPACKEASHTPLD